The stretch of DNA CAGCCTGACAGCTCATGTGGAGAAATATATGGAATCAACAGACAAGCATAATTTCTTTGACCTCAATGAGGCTATGGCCCAGGGTACTTACGAGAATGTGAAGAAACATATTCTTGTATTTAATGAGCCATATCAGGAGTAGGCCAAGGATTTTCTTGTAAAAAAAGAAAAGGTCTGATAAGATGTTCTCAGTGAAAATAACTGGGAACATCTTTTTTGTGCCCATAAAAGAGGAGAGATAAAAATGGAACAGAAAGAGACTGTCTGTTCAGTTGCGAAGAAATGCGGCGGTTGCCGTTATCAGGGTGTATCCTACCAGGAGCAGCTTCGCAGGAAACAGAGAATTACAGAAGGCCTTCTGAAAAAATTCGGAAAAGTAGAGCCGATCATTGGAATGGAAGATCCCTATTATTACAGAAACAAAGTTCATGCAGCTTTTGGCCGTGACCGGAAGGGAAACGTAATTTCCGGGATTTATGAGGAGAAGAGTCATAGGATCGTTTCCGTAGATGACTGTATGATCGAAGATAAAAAAAGTCAGGAAATCATCCGTACCATACGTGGTATGCTGAAATCCTTTAAGATCAAGACCTATGATGAGGATACAGGATATGGACTTCTCCGCCATGTGCTTGTGCGGAGAGGCTTTTCCACAGGAGAGATCATGGTGGTATTAGTTACGGTTTCTCCAATATTTCCATCTAAGAATAACTTTGTAAAAGCTCTCCGTAAAGAGCATCCGGAGATCACTACGGTGGTTCTCAATGTCAATGACAGACAGACAAGCATGGTACTTGGAGACCGCAATATCGTACTTTACGGACCGGGATTCATCAAAGATCGACTTATGGGACTGACCTTCCGTATTTCTCCATCTTCTTTTTATCAGGTAAATCCTGTGCAGACAGAAGTACTTTACGGAAAGGCTATGGAGTTTGCGGCAATGACAGGAAAAGAGAGGGTGATCGATGCTTACTGTGGCACAGGTACTATCGGGATCATCGCTTCCGGGAATGCCAGGGATGTCATTGGTGTAGAACTGAACCGTGATGCTATCCGTGATGCCAGAATGAATGCCAGGGAAAACAAGATCCGTAATGTTCGTTTTGTTCCGGGAGATGCAGGATGGTTTATGGAAGGAATGGCAGCAGAGGGAGAGAAGGTGGAGGTTGTTCTCATGGATCCGCCACGTTCCGGAAGTGACCGTAAATTCCTTCACTCCCTTTTGACTCTTTCACCGGAAAAAATTGTTTATGTATCCTGCAACCCGGAAACCCTGGCAAGAGATCTTGCCTGCCTTACTAAGAGAGATTACCTGGTAAAGAAGATGCAGCCGGTTGATATGTTCCCGCTCACCGATTCAGTGGAGGTTGTTTGCCTTCTGGAGAATCGTAGGACCAGACCGGGAAGAGCTTAGATTTTTGGCAGCTCACAGTGATATGCGATGCCAAGGGGCGTAACAAGAAGCGGATGGACCGGACGGTATACCGGAAGCTTCAGCCTCTTTTCAAAAACGGTAGTAAATTCCTTAAACATGGAAGAACCGCCAACTACATAAACAGCCGGAACCTGATAGCCCTTTAGAAATTTCTCGGTGATCACAGCCATTTTTTCTACAGTGGCCTTGATCACAGGGAAAATTTCGTCTTCTTTTTCCGGAGTAGTTTTCAATACTTCGGCTTCCTCATAAGGGATCTTATAGTGACCGGCGACTGTCATGGTCATATGGCTGCCGCCAGTAGCCTCATCATCGGTGTAGATAACTTTTCCGTCTTTCAGGATGCTGATACCGGTTGTGCCGCCACCCACATCCACAACAGCACCGTCTGTGATCTTAAGGACAGCAGCTGCGGCAGTAGGCTCGTCCACGATATTTGTAACCTCGAAACCGGCACCCTCCAGAACATAGCCGATGCTTTTGACACTGCCTTCAGAAACTCCCGGAGGGATGGCAGCAGCACCGTAAGTAAGTTCTGTGCCAAGCCTTTCCTCCAGCTCATTTTTAAGCTTTGTCACAAGCTGGACAGATTCATAGTAATTGACGATCACTCCATCCTGAATCGCATGGGATGGTGCGGAAATTCCGGCTATGGGACGGTTATTCCGGTCGACAACGGCAAGAACGGTATTGGCAGTACCAAGGTCTATGCCTGTCTTCAGACGACCGCGGAATTTTTTACATTCACCTGTTTCTACAAGTTCTGCAAAATTGGACAAAGTTCTGTTTTTTAATTCCATTCAAAATACTCCATTTCTTTCAGACAGGGACAAAAAGAATTTTGCCCCTGATATAAATTCTAATAATTGCGGCCGGTAAAGATGGCAACGGATCTGGGCCGCATGCAGAAATCGTGTTCAATGCGTGGCTCCTGGCCTTTTTCGTAGAAATAACGGCCATTTCCGTCACCGAACGTGTTGACACAGAGATACCATGCACCGGGACGGGCAAGCTCCGGAAGTGTGACCGTTACGTCCTCCCAGTATGCGTTGATCACAATGTAGATCAGGTCATCAGTGCCTTTGCTCTTATCATAGCCTGCAAAGCTTACAGCGAAGGTGTGGGCATCTCTTGGAATGGTCACATCCCTTGCGTCAATGTTATGAGTGTGGATATTTTCCATACCGCATACTGCGTTGGGAAGCTTCCGGGAGATAACAGGGTGGTCTTTACGGAACCGGATCATAAATTTGAAAAATTCAAAAAGATCGTGATTTTTCTCCAGAAGCTTCCAGTTGATCCATGAGGTTTCGTTATCCTGACAGTAGGTATTGTTATTTCCGTGTTTTGTGTTTCCGAATTCATCACCTGCAAGGAACATCGGGGTTCCGCGGCTGGACATCAGTACAGCACAGGCATTTCGTATCATGCGGAAGCGGAGGGAGAGCACTTCGGGGTTGGTGGAATCGCCCTCTTCTCCACAGTTCCAGCTGCGGTTATCGTTGGAACCGTCGGTGTTATTCCAGCCGTTTGCTTCGTTGTGTTTTTCATTGTAGGAATAAAGATCATACATGGTGAAGCCATCGTGGCAGGTAAGGAAATTGACACAGGAATTGTATCCTGCATAATTGTCATTATGATCAGAATAAAAGCCTCCGTACAGATCACCGGAACCGGAAATACTCCATGCAGCGTCCCAGGCATTCCAGAAATCTCCCTTCAGGAAGGAACGGAGGCAGTCACGGTAACGGCCATTCCATTCAGCCCATCTGCGGCTGGCAGGGAAAGAACCAACCTGATACAGCCCGCCGGCATCCCAGGCTTCTGCGATCAGTTTGACATTTCTAAGGACCGGATCGTAAGCGAGAAGCTCCAGAAGGGGCGGATTGTTAAGTGGAGAACCGTCCTCATGGCGTCCGAGAATGCTGGCAAGATCGAAGCGGAAGCCGTCCACACGGTAGTTGATGGTCCAGTAACGTAAGCATTCAAGGATCATCTGACGTACAATGGGATGGTTACAGTTCAGAGTATTTCCACATCCGCTGAAATTGTAGTAATTTCCCTCTGGAGTCAGCATATAATAAACCTTATTGTCAAAGCCCTTAAAGCAGAAGGTTTTTCCCAGCTCGTTTCCTTCGGCGGTATGATTGAATACAACATCAAGAATTACTTCGATGCCATTTTCGTGGAGCTCACGGATCAGCTCTTTCAGCTCAGTTCCCTCACAGTTATGCTCCGGCTTGGAAGCGTAGCTGGTGTTTGGAGAAAAGAAGTTGACAGAATTGTATCCCCAGTATTCCAGAAGCCGTTTGCCATTTACAGTACGGGCATTCATATTCTCGTCGAACTCGAAGATCGGCATCAGCTCTACGGCGTTGATCCCCAGTTCCTTGAGATAAGGGATCTTTTCACGAAGACCGGCAAAGGTTCCCGGGTGCATAACACCGGAAGAAGAATCCTGTGTAAAGCCGCGGACGTGAAGCTCATAGATGATCAGGTCACTGATCTTACGGGTGGACTGCGGCATGTCTTCCCAGTCAAAGGAATCACGTACCACACGGGCATGATAGCTTCCGATCTTTTGCTGGCCCCATTCACGCTGACCGGCAACGGCTTTGGCATAAGGATCAAGAAGAACCTTTGTCTTATCGAAGATGTGACCCTTTTCCGGTTCGTAAGGACCGTCAATGCGGTAGCCGTACTCCAGATCTTCGATGTCCAGTCCCATGACGATCATGGAGTAGACATCACCGATACGACAGGCATTGGGAAAAGGAAGGACTGCGAAGGGTTCCTCTTCTCCGTAGTGGAAAAGAAGAAGCTCGCAGGATGTACCGTGGCGGGTATGTGCGGTAAAGTTGACTCCGTTGGAAAGAGGAGTAGCGCCATTTAATTCAAAAAACCCGGGACGTACAGGAAATCCCGCAATAATATCTGTGGGCCGGGATGTCAGTGTATTCTCAGAGAGCATAGTCTGATTCTGTGTTTTCATTTCCGGTATCCTCCTTGGTGAAAATTTTTTTACAAACAAAAATATTATAACTGATTTTCAGAAAAAAGTACAGGCTGGGTTGTTGAGAACAAAGTGAACAGCAGCATTCCAATAACGCGGGAACCTTCGGGAAAATCTTCTTGAGGTTTTTGACGGGAAGGCTTACAATATGAACCAGAAACTTTGAAAATGTAAGGAAAGGAATAATAGCAGTATGAATGAAGAAACACTGGAGATTTCTTTTGACCAGATAGAGAAAGAACGGGGGAAATATCTTCTGATAGATACCCGTGATAAAGTAACTGTAGAATATGGAATGATCCCGGGAGCAATCTCTGTTCCGGAACAGGAACTGGAAGAGCGGGCAGAAGAACTGAAGGGGGATAAGATACCGGTCCTTTACTGTACAAGAGGGCTTTTCAGCCAGGAGGGTGCAGAGATGCTCCGGGAAAAAGGAATTCCCGCACTGAGCCTGAAAGGTGGATATACAGGATGGCTTTTTCAGCAGATGCAGAAAGAATCCGGTAAAGAGAACAGTGAAGAAGAGGAAAATGATGCAATGGAACAGCGGCGGAAGGATATCGAGCTGAGTATCCGCAAAAAGTTCCATAAGCAGCTGTTTTCCAGATTTGCCAGGGGAATCAACGATTATGAGCTGGTGAAGCCGGGAGATAAGATAGCAGTCTGTATTTCCGGTGGTAAGGACTCTATGTTGATGGCCAAACTGTTCCAGGAACTGAAGCGTCATAACAAGTTTCCCTTTGAACTGGTGTTTCTTGTGATGGATCCGGGATATAATGAGGCAAACCGTGCGGTGATCGAGCACAATGCCAGGCTTCTCGGGATTCCGATCACAGTGTTTGAGACTGAGATCTTCGATGCGGTTTATAATATAGAAAAATCCCCATGCTATCTCTGTGCCCGTATGAGAAGGGGCTATCTTTACAGCAAGGCAAAGGAGCTTGGCTGCAACAAGATCGCTCTTGGACATCACTATGATGATGTGATCGAGACGATCCTGATGGGAATGCTTTACGGAGCGCAGGTACAGACTATGATGCCGAAGCTCCATAGTACAAATTTTGAGGGAATGCAGCTGATCCGTCCTATGTATCTGATCCGGGAGGCAGATATCAAACACTGGAGAGATTATAATGACCTTCATTTTATCCAGTGTGCATGTAAATTTACCGATACCTGTACTACCTGCCGTACAGATGGTACCAGTGTTTCCAAGAGAATGGAGATCAAGAATCTGATCGCAGAACTTAAGAAGGTAAATCCACATGTAGAAAGTAATATTTTCCGAAGTGTGGAAAATGTTAATCTTCATACAGTTATCGCATACAAAAAAGATGGAGTGAAACATTCTTTTCTGGAAGGGTATGAGGACTGACAGATATAAATAAAAGCTGCTCAGGCGTTAGCCCGGGCAGCTTTTACTTTTTCCCGCTGTTTGGTAAGATCATAATATTCATCAGAGATGATCCCGCGACTGGAAAGTGCTTCGTAGGTTTTCTGCTGTGCGGGGGTCATCTTCATTCCGATTGTGGAATTGACATCGGTCAGTACGCAGCTTGTTTTTTCTACCAGCCAGAAAAGTGCGGAATCATCATCGGGGATCATTTTCCAGATTTCGTTTTCTGTATATGGAAGAAGGGACATGAGAGTTTTTAAGTGTCCATCCTGGATCAGACGGTAATCCCCGTCCGGCATGATGATGCCATCGCCATAGAGTTCTTTTTTCTGTTCCATTTTCTGCAGAAGTTTTTCTGTGAGTTTCATGATCGGCTCCTTGATCTTTATTATTTCAACAGTTTTCAGGCACTGCTTTTTTATGAAGTTAAAAAAATAACAATCAGCGTCTATTGTATGAAGCGGCGACAAAAATGTCAAGAGGTTAAAAAGATTTTCGATGCTTATGAATGATTTTTGTTGTGCAATTTGTTTGCTTTTGTGAGGCTAAAGGTTAAAATTATGTAAAAATTATCGTAAAATAAGATCTTCTGTGGTATAATATGAATATTCAAAAAATTCAAGGAAGGACGATGCAGATGTTGAAAAACTGGAACCCGGAACAGATTCCGGAAAAAGAGGATATCAAAGTGCGTTTAAGTGCTGCAAGAACCAGATTATATGAATTGCAGATGGCTCTGAAAGAGCATAAGATTCCGGTGATCGTGCTGTTTGAAGGCTGGGGAGCTTCCGGAAAAGGAAGTACCATAAGTAAGGTGATCAAGAATATCGATCCTCGTTTCTTCAAAGTTGCGACTATGTCAGCACCTACAGAGGAAGAACTTCGGAAACCATTTCTTTACCGATATTTCAGGGAAATCCCGGAAGCGGGCAAGTTTACATTCCTGGATTCAGGATGGATGGATCAGACCTGTCGTGAACGTATGGATAAAAAGCTGAAGGGTGACAATTATTCAAAACGGATTGACAGTATCCGGAGATTTGAACGTCAGCTGACGGATAATGGATATGTACTCCTGAAATTTTTTATACAGATCGACCGGAAAGAACAGGAAAAACGTATGGGCATCCTTCTGGAAAGCAAGGATACCAGATGGAGAGTCAATGAATATGATCTCTGGCAGAATGATCATTATAAGAAGTGCAGAAAGATTTTCGACCAGTATATGCAGGATACCAATACATCTGCGGCTCCATGGTATATTGTCGATGCCGGTGACCGGAAGTGGGCAGAACTGCAGGTACTGGAAACCATGATCAGCAATATAGAGGTTGCCATGGAAAACAGCAAACATGCAGTGCCGATCCTGCAGAATGTTTTTCCTCTGGTGGAGATGCCCAGATTAAGCGAGATTCCTCTGGATGGAAAAGAAGTGGGGGATGAAGAGTACAAGGCTGAGCTTAAGGAACTGCAGGCAAAGCTTGGAAGCCTGCATAACCGTCTTTACCGAAAAAGAGTGCCTGTGATCATCACCTATGAAGGCTGGGATGCTGCCGGAAAGGGAGGAAATATCAAGAGGATCACGGAGGCTCTTGATCCCCGTGGATTTGAGGTATATCCTATCGCAAGTCCGGAGCCTCATGAAAAAGCCCGTCATTATCTGTGGCGTTTCTGGACAAGGCTTCCCAAGGATGGTCACATTGCCATCTTTGACCGGACGTGGTACGGAAGAGTGATGGTAGAACGTCTGGAGGGCTTCTGCAGCGAGAATGACTGGAGACGTGCCTACAATGAGATCAATGAATTTGAGAAGGAGCTTTCTGACTGGGGCGCTGTGATCGTGAAATTCTGGGTCCACATTGATAAGGACACCCAGCTTGCCAGGTTCAACGACCGCCAGAGCAATCCGGAAAAACAGTGGAAGATCACGGATGAGGACTGGAGAAACCGTGAAAAATGGGATCAGTATGAAACAGCAGTAGATGAGATGCTTCAGAAAACCAGTACTGCTTATGCACCATGGCACATTCTGGAATCCGTAGATAAGAAATATGCAAGGCTGAAGGCGCTTCGGATCGTGATCGAAGAAATTGAGAAAGCGCTGAAATAAGAGATAAAAGCTGCGGCAGGATAACAGATATTCTGCTGCAGCTTTTTGTCTGAAGAGAGATGAATCAATTCCGGAGATAGTTTCGCATACTGCGAAGAGCATGTTTTTCCAGTCGGCTGACCTGAGCCTGGGAGATACCAATCTCATCAGCTACCTCCATTTGGGTTTTTCCCTCGTAGAAGCGGAGATCGATAATGTGACGTTCACGCTCTCCAAGCCGGTTCATGGCATCTCGAAGAGAAATATCCTCCACCCAGTTTTCTTCCAGGTTCTTTTTATCACTGATCTGATCCATAACATATAGGGTATCTCCGCCTTCGGAATACACGGGCTCAAAAAGGCTTACCGGGCTCTGGATCGCATCCATGGCATAGACGATCATTTCCTTGTCGATACCGATCTCATCAGCGATTTCTGCAATGGTAGGCTCTTTGAGATGCTGCCGCATATAGTTTTCCCGGGTATAGATGGTTTTGTAAGCGATATCCCGCAGAGAACGGCTGACCCGTATGCTGTTGTTATCACGGAGATATCTTCGGATCTCTCCGATGATCATGGGAACTGCATAGGTGGAAAATTTTACCTGAAGAGTGGTGTCGAAATTATCGATCGCTTTGATCAGGCCGATGCAGCCGATCTGAAAAAGGTCATCCGGATTTTCACTGCTGTTCTGAAAACGCCGGATCACGCTTAAAACAAGCCGCAGATTGCCTTTGATGTACAATTCCCTGGCTTCTTCATCGCCAGCTTTGATTCTTTTAAAGAGCTCCGCCTTTTCTTCCTGATCGAGAACGGGAAGGGTTGAGGTATTTACTCCGCAGATTTCAACTTTATTCAGTGCCATCTTAGAATCCTCCTTGTCTTGTCAGTACATTAAGATGATTCTCAGAGGGCGGTTGAAATATACTTTTTCAGGGAAAATATAAAAAATAAAGGGCCTTGACAATAAGGAGGTATTTATTCTCCGGACAGCAGTTTTTCATTACGGAAATCAACAAGGATGATATCTTCGCCGATCTGGCGGATGCAGTCCCATGGAATGGAATATTCATTTTCTTTGGAAAAACACCAGCAAAATTTTCCCGGTTCCGGCATGATCAGGGCTTTCAGACGTGCGGTTTCACAGCAGAATTCCACATCAAGAGGGCAGCCAAGACTGCGGCAGGTATGGATATTGATCACTTCTTTTTGTTTCAGCTCACAGATGCGCATAAATTCATCACCTGGTATGATTTTATGGAAAATCTGTAAAATTTATGCAAGTCCGATTATTGACACATTATGTGCATTTATTTTATAATAAAAACGAATTTAGTAATGATTTACTGATCCGGAAAGGGGGAGAGTTCCGTGAGATGTCCGTTCTGTAACCAGGATAATACAAGAGTTGTAGATTCCAGACCTGTAGAGGATACCAATTCCATCCGCCGCCGCCGTCTCTGTGATGCCTGCGGAAAGCGTTTTACAACTTATGAGAAGGTGGAAACGATTCCGCTGACTGTGATCAAGAAGGATCAGAACCGGGAAAGCTATAAACGTTCCAAGATCCAGGATGGTGTTCTTCGTGCCTGCTATAAGCGCCCCATTCCCATTGAGAGAGTGGAAGAGATGATCGATTCCATAGAAGGAGATATTTTCCGGTCAGAAGACCGTGAGATCAGCAGTACCAAGATCGGAGAGATCGTTATGGAGCATCTGAAGGATCTGGATGCGGTGGCGTATGTACGCTTTGCGTCTGTATACAGAGAGTTTAAAGATGTCAGTACCTTTATGGATGAGCTGAAGAAGCTGATCAATTAAGAGATTAAATGAATAGACCGCAAATGCAGGAGATTTCAGGCCGATTGTCAAAAGACAACCGGCCTTTTTTGAACGCAGATCGCGAAGCGACTGCGTTCATGAGCAAGTAGCGAAGCGGATTGCGAATGTCCGCTTTACACATGAATGTTTGATTTTTCAGAGATCGTAAAAGTGGATACAAAAAAACAGGAACCGCCTGGGAAAAATCCTCTGCGGTCCCTGCTATAAATATACATTAATGATTCAGGAAACTTAATTAAACAATACCCTGAGCTTTCATAGCGTCAACAACTTTTTCGAAGCCGGCGATGTTTGCACCTACAACATAGTTGTCTTCCATACCGTAACGTTTAGCAGCGTCATCAGCTTTGTGGAAGATATCGATCATGATGTGGTGGAGTTTCTCATCAACCTCTTCTCTTGTCCAGGAAAGTCTCATGGAGTTCTGGCTCATCTCAAGTGCAGATGTGGCAACACCGCCAGCGTTTGCGGCTTTACCAGGCATGAAGAGAACACCGTTCTCCTGAAGGTATGTTGTTGCATCAAGAGTAGTAGGCATGTTTGCACCTTCAACGACGTATTTGCAGCCATTTGCAACCAGTGTTTTAGCTCCGTCAAGACCAAGCTCGTTCTGAGTAGCGCATGGAAGGTAGATATCACATTTGATATTCCAGATGCCAAGTCCCTCAGTGTAGGTAGCACCCTCAACACGGTCTGCATATTCTTTGATACGTCCACGTTTTACTTCTTTGATATCCTTTACGACGTCAAGGTTGATTCCGTTCGGATCGTAGACATATCCGTTGGAGTCGTTCATTGCAACAACCTTGGCACCAAGCTGAGTAGCTTTCTCAACAGCGTAAATAGCTACATTACCGGAACCTGTTACAACGATTGTTTTTCCTTCTACAGAATCATTGTGAGCTTTGGCGATCTCGTTGAGCATGTATACAACACCGTAACCGGTAGCCTCTGTACGGATCAGGGAACCTCCGAAG from Blautia sp. SC05B48 encodes:
- the rlmD gene encoding 23S rRNA (uracil(1939)-C(5))-methyltransferase RlmD, with translation MEQKETVCSVAKKCGGCRYQGVSYQEQLRRKQRITEGLLKKFGKVEPIIGMEDPYYYRNKVHAAFGRDRKGNVISGIYEEKSHRIVSVDDCMIEDKKSQEIIRTIRGMLKSFKIKTYDEDTGYGLLRHVLVRRGFSTGEIMVVLVTVSPIFPSKNNFVKALRKEHPEITTVVLNVNDRQTSMVLGDRNIVLYGPGFIKDRLMGLTFRISPSSFYQVNPVQTEVLYGKAMEFAAMTGKERVIDAYCGTGTIGIIASGNARDVIGVELNRDAIRDARMNARENKIRNVRFVPGDAGWFMEGMAAEGEKVEVVLMDPPRSGSDRKFLHSLLTLSPEKIVYVSCNPETLARDLACLTKRDYLVKKMQPVDMFPLTDSVEVVCLLENRRTRPGRA
- the eutJ gene encoding ethanolamine utilization protein EutJ; protein product: MELKNRTLSNFAELVETGECKKFRGRLKTGIDLGTANTVLAVVDRNNRPIAGISAPSHAIQDGVIVNYYESVQLVTKLKNELEERLGTELTYGAAAIPPGVSEGSVKSIGYVLEGAGFEVTNIVDEPTAAAAVLKITDGAVVDVGGGTTGISILKDGKVIYTDDEATGGSHMTMTVAGHYKIPYEEAEVLKTTPEKEDEIFPVIKATVEKMAVITEKFLKGYQVPAVYVVGGSSMFKEFTTVFEKRLKLPVYRPVHPLLVTPLGIAYHCELPKI
- a CDS encoding glycogen debranching protein yields the protein MKTQNQTMLSENTLTSRPTDIIAGFPVRPGFFELNGATPLSNGVNFTAHTRHGTSCELLLFHYGEEEPFAVLPFPNACRIGDVYSMIVMGLDIEDLEYGYRIDGPYEPEKGHIFDKTKVLLDPYAKAVAGQREWGQQKIGSYHARVVRDSFDWEDMPQSTRKISDLIIYELHVRGFTQDSSSGVMHPGTFAGLREKIPYLKELGINAVELMPIFEFDENMNARTVNGKRLLEYWGYNSVNFFSPNTSYASKPEHNCEGTELKELIRELHENGIEVILDVVFNHTAEGNELGKTFCFKGFDNKVYYMLTPEGNYYNFSGCGNTLNCNHPIVRQMILECLRYWTINYRVDGFRFDLASILGRHEDGSPLNNPPLLELLAYDPVLRNVKLIAEAWDAGGLYQVGSFPASRRWAEWNGRYRDCLRSFLKGDFWNAWDAAWSISGSGDLYGGFYSDHNDNYAGYNSCVNFLTCHDGFTMYDLYSYNEKHNEANGWNNTDGSNDNRSWNCGEEGDSTNPEVLSLRFRMIRNACAVLMSSRGTPMFLAGDEFGNTKHGNNNTYCQDNETSWINWKLLEKNHDLFEFFKFMIRFRKDHPVISRKLPNAVCGMENIHTHNIDARDVTIPRDAHTFAVSFAGYDKSKGTDDLIYIVINAYWEDVTVTLPELARPGAWYLCVNTFGDGNGRYFYEKGQEPRIEHDFCMRPRSVAIFTGRNY
- a CDS encoding ATP-binding protein; its protein translation is MNEETLEISFDQIEKERGKYLLIDTRDKVTVEYGMIPGAISVPEQELEERAEELKGDKIPVLYCTRGLFSQEGAEMLREKGIPALSLKGGYTGWLFQQMQKESGKENSEEEENDAMEQRRKDIELSIRKKFHKQLFSRFARGINDYELVKPGDKIAVCISGGKDSMLMAKLFQELKRHNKFPFELVFLVMDPGYNEANRAVIEHNARLLGIPITVFETEIFDAVYNIEKSPCYLCARMRRGYLYSKAKELGCNKIALGHHYDDVIETILMGMLYGAQVQTMMPKLHSTNFEGMQLIRPMYLIREADIKHWRDYNDLHFIQCACKFTDTCTTCRTDGTSVSKRMEIKNLIAELKKVNPHVESNIFRSVENVNLHTVIAYKKDGVKHSFLEGYED
- the pap gene encoding polyphosphate:AMP phosphotransferase gives rise to the protein MLKNWNPEQIPEKEDIKVRLSAARTRLYELQMALKEHKIPVIVLFEGWGASGKGSTISKVIKNIDPRFFKVATMSAPTEEELRKPFLYRYFREIPEAGKFTFLDSGWMDQTCRERMDKKLKGDNYSKRIDSIRRFERQLTDNGYVLLKFFIQIDRKEQEKRMGILLESKDTRWRVNEYDLWQNDHYKKCRKIFDQYMQDTNTSAAPWYIVDAGDRKWAELQVLETMISNIEVAMENSKHAVPILQNVFPLVEMPRLSEIPLDGKEVGDEEYKAELKELQAKLGSLHNRLYRKRVPVIITYEGWDAAGKGGNIKRITEALDPRGFEVYPIASPEPHEKARHYLWRFWTRLPKDGHIAIFDRTWYGRVMVERLEGFCSENDWRRAYNEINEFEKELSDWGAVIVKFWVHIDKDTQLARFNDRQSNPEKQWKITDEDWRNREKWDQYETAVDEMLQKTSTAYAPWHILESVDKKYARLKALRIVIEEIEKALK
- the sigG gene encoding RNA polymerase sporulation sigma factor SigG; its protein translation is MALNKVEICGVNTSTLPVLDQEEKAELFKRIKAGDEEARELYIKGNLRLVLSVIRRFQNSSENPDDLFQIGCIGLIKAIDNFDTTLQVKFSTYAVPMIIGEIRRYLRDNNSIRVSRSLRDIAYKTIYTRENYMRQHLKEPTIAEIADEIGIDKEMIVYAMDAIQSPVSLFEPVYSEGGDTLYVMDQISDKKNLEENWVEDISLRDAMNRLGERERHIIDLRFYEGKTQMEVADEIGISQAQVSRLEKHALRSMRNYLRN
- a CDS encoding YlmC/YmxH family sporulation protein, whose product is MRICELKQKEVINIHTCRSLGCPLDVEFCCETARLKALIMPEPGKFCWCFSKENEYSIPWDCIRQIGEDIILVDFRNEKLLSGE
- the nrdR gene encoding transcriptional regulator NrdR, encoding MRCPFCNQDNTRVVDSRPVEDTNSIRRRRLCDACGKRFTTYEKVETIPLTVIKKDQNRESYKRSKIQDGVLRACYKRPIPIERVEEMIDSIEGDIFRSEDREISSTKIGEIVMEHLKDLDAVAYVRFASVYREFKDVSTFMDELKKLIN
- the gdhA gene encoding NADP-specific glutamate dehydrogenase, producing MSYTEEVYERVVAQNPGEPEFHQAVKEVLDSLKVVIDKNEEEYRKLSILERLVEPERIISFKVPWIDDNGTVQVNKGYRVQFNSAIGPYKGGLRFHPSVNQGILKFLGFEQTFKNSLTGLPIGGGKGGSNFDPKGKSDREVMAFCQSFMTELCKYIGADTDVPAGDIGVGGREIGYLFGQYKRIRGLYEGVLTGKGLSFGGSLIRTEATGYGVVYMLNEIAKAHNDSVEGKTIVVTGSGNVAIYAVEKATQLGAKVVAMNDSNGYVYDPNGINLDVVKDIKEVKRGRIKEYADRVEGATYTEGLGIWNIKCDIYLPCATQNELGLDGAKTLVANGCKYVVEGANMPTTLDATTYLQENGVLFMPGKAANAGGVATSALEMSQNSMRLSWTREEVDEKLHHIMIDIFHKADDAAKRYGMEDNYVVGANIAGFEKVVDAMKAQGIV